One segment of Colias croceus chromosome 15, ilColCroc2.1 DNA contains the following:
- the LOC123698065 gene encoding zinc finger protein 277-like, whose translation MSSSDKEFFGPLTLHQNVQKPSIFKSDDIVEGACPLCDKNYNLPAAEKDLLTHLFMEHRLVIADVNQIADLPAYIKYWKSRFKEQSLPYFCTTMLLDKKPDGTKSKDEEYFLLSDVLPEDKELRSNLRQTKLEKLLERHAFEREDKNYSKECLFCRYVSIGTRASYLNHLFEKHNFHIAKPDNLIFIDDLVEFLALKLEKLQCIYCEGLFKDRTILKEHMRKKGHKRINPSNKDYDKYFLVNYVGDKPPTYKHRLTHTQKPNTQKSLDVDNDSNADSDPDWSEWTEENGPVITCLLCDHTETEYEVILDHMERLHEFSFTKTTVGMDFYHKVKIVNYIRRQIHLKQCLSCDTKFDDRKNLEKHIKETNHWVLRKEKWDQPEYYFPTYEDDLFLCFIHDEDESWWSSDEKDVENQNSMSDNISKEMAMAVLND comes from the exons ATGTCTTCAAGCGATAAGGAATTTTTTGGGCCGCTTACATTGCACCAAAACGTGCAGAAACCCAGTATTTTCAAGAGTGATGATATTGTTGAAGGTGCTTGCCCTTTGTGTGATAAAAACTACAATTTACCCGCTGCAGAGAAGGATTTACTAACACATCTGTTCATGGAACACCGCCTAGTTATCGCCGATGTTAACCAAATAGCTGATTTACCTGCATATATAAAGTATTGGAAGTCAAGATTCAAAG AACAATCTCTGCCATATTTTTGCACAACAATGCTGCTAGACAAAAAACCAGATGGAACAAAGTCAAAAGATGAGGAGTACTTCCTCTTAAGTGATGTTCTACCAGAAGACAAAGAACTCAGATCTAATTTACGCCAAACAAAACTTGAAAAACTGTTAGAAAGACATGCATTCGAAAGAgaagataaaaattattcaaaagaaTGCTTATTTTGCAGATATGTATCTATCGGTACAAGAGCAAGTTATctcaatcatttatttgaaaaacacAATTTCCACATTGCTAAACCAGACAATCTTATATTCATAGATGACCTCGTTGAATTTCTTGCATTAAAGTTAGAAAAACTACAATGCATATATTGTGAAGGCTTGTTTAAAGATCGGACTATACTTAAGGAACACATGCGGAAGAAAGGTCACAAGCGAATCAATCCAAGCAATAAGGATTATGATAAATACTTTCTAGTCAATTATGTAGGTGATAAACCACCAACATACAAACATAGGCTTACACATACACAAAAACCGAATACACAGAAAAGTTTAGATGTTGACAATGATTCAAATGCGGATAGTGATCCTGATTGGTCAGAATGGACAGAAGAAAATGGTCCCGTAATAACGTGCCTTCTCTGCGACCACACTGAAACAGAATATGAGGTTATACTTGATCACATGGAACGATTACACGAGTTTTCCTTCACAAAAACAACGGTTGGCATGGACTTCTACCACAAAGTCAAAATAGTCAATTACATTCGACGTCAGATACATTTGAAACAGTGTTTATCGTGTGACACTAAGTTTGATGATCGGAAGAACTTAGAAAAACACATAAAAGAGACAAATCACTGGGTTTTAAGGAAGGAGAAGTGGGATCAGCCGGAATATTATTTTCCTACGTATGAAGACGATTTGTTTCTCTGTTTTATACACGATGAGGATGAAAGTTGGTGGTCCAGTGATGAGAAAGACGTTGAAAATCAGAATAGCATGTCGGATAATATATCTAAAGAGATGGCAATGGCTGTGCTAAATGATTAg